GGCCGCCTGGAGGGCCGCCATCTGGGCCGCGAAGGTGCTCGGGCTGACCACGTACGGGCTGTCGTTGGACGGACTGATGTCGTGGTAGGTCAACACGATCGGCGCGGAGGTCGCCGGCAGCGACTTCACCTGCCCCGACCAGGCCGCGGTCTGCTGCGAGTCGAGCTGCAACAAGGTGTCCGGGGCCTGCGGGGTCATGTACTTCTGGTACTGGTAGTACTCGGCCGCCGCGTAGAACGGCATGGCCAGGATCGCGAACGCGAGCGCCAGCAGCCCGAGTCGGGCGGCCCAGTGCCCGGAGCGGGCACCGCGCGCGGTGGCGTCGCGCCGGGCGGCGCGGACCTCGGCGGCGGCAGCCTCGGCGGCGCGCCGGGCGGTCTCCGCCGGGTCGGCCGGCAGGCCCGCCGCGGCGGCACCTGCCGCCGACGGGTCGGGATGGCCGGGATTGGGCCTGGTCACGGCAGGATGCTCCCTCTGCTGAGCACGATGGCGTAGATGCCGCAGACGACGGCGACGGAGATCAGGGCGGCCAGCAGCCGCCCCACGGCACGCAGGGCCTTCATCAGGTGGCGCTCCTCGACCAGACGCCGCGCCGGATGGTCGCGAAGGAGTAGGGCAGCAGCCAGGCCAGCAGCAGCGAGGAGAGCAGGCTCATCAGCGGCCGGTAGCGCCAGCGGGTGTCCCCGGGATTGTCGACCTTGAAGGCCAGCCCCCAGACGCAGCCCTTGAGGACCACGCCGCACAGGTACAGCAGGGTCAGGAAGGCCGCGCCGTTGGCGGGCGCCCAGATGATGTGACGGAACGCCATGATCGGTGCGGCGACCACCCAGAGCGCGTGGCCGTAGTAGAGCAGGGCGGGGCCGGGGCCGCGCCGCCACATGAAGGAGCCGGTGAAGAACATGTTCCGGATGAAGCTCTTCTTCCAGCGGATCTGCTGCTTCATGAACGGCCGGAACCTGGCCGGGACATTGGTCCACACCTTGGCCGACTGGACGTAGCCGATCCGCCACTTGCGCTCGGGGTAGTCCTGCGCGGTGACGAAGGGCGAGTCGGCGTACTGCTTCTTCAGGCCCTTGCCGCGCCAGCGCTGGCCCAGCACGTAGCCGGTGAGCTGGCGGTCGGTGGCGAAGCGGAAGGGCGCGCCCATGAACCGGTCACCGGCCCAGGCGGGCAGGTAGTTGTAGATCGCCTCGCGGCGGAACACCGCCAGCGGCCCGGAGACGCAGGTGACCGAGCCGAAGGTGGACTCGGCCGCCTTGGCCACCCGGAACTGTCCCTCGTACCAGACGTCCTGCATCTTGGTGAACATGGTGTCGCCGGCGTTGAGCGCCCGGGCGTGGCCGCTGACCGCGCCCAGCTCCGGGTGCGCGACCAGGGCCTCGACACAGCGGGAGAGCGCGTCGGGGGCCAGGATGCAGTCGGAGTCGGTGAACGCGATGATCTCGCCGTCGGCGATCTCGCAGGCCTTGACCAGGGCGTGCTTCTTGCCGAGGTTCTTCTCCAGGTAGAGCACGGTGATCCCGAGCTCCCCCTCCATCCGGCGCAGCACGTCCCGGGTGCCGTCCTCGGAGAGGTCGTCCACCACGATGATCTGGGTGTTCCGGTAGTCCCCCAGGGCCATCGAGCGCACGCACTCCTCGATGACGTCGACCTCGTCCTTGACCGCCAGCAGGAAGCTCACCCGGGGAGTGGCCGTGGCCACCGGGGGGAACTCCGCCAGGTCGCGCGGGCGCTTGCGCAGCGTCCGCTCGGACGGGTCGTCATAGCGGCTGTACGCGATGAAGAGCATGGATATGGTGCCGACCAGGACGGTGAAGCCGTAGCCCAGCACCAGCGGGCTCTGCTCCAGCCTGGGGGCCTCCCGGGCCAGGATCAGCAGCAGCGGGAGCAGGCAGAGCAGGGTCAGCACCCGGCGGGTGGCGTGCCGGACGGACGGGTGCATCCGGTCCAGGACGCGCCGCAGCGGACCCGGCGGCCGCTTCACCGCGGAGCGCAGCGGCGGGAGCGGCGGCGGCGCGGGACGGAAGGCGGGTCCGGCCGGGCGCGGCAGCGTCGCGGTCGCGGTCACGCCGCCGTCGTACCCGGCGGCACCGTCGAAGGCGGCGGCGCCGGCCAACGCGGCGCCGGCGAAGGCCGGTTCCTGCGGGTGGCCGTAGGGCTCGGCCGACTGCTGGTCCGCGTACGGGCGGTAGGGCCGGTAGGGCTCGTAGGCCGTCCGCGGCTGGTCACCGGCCGAGGGCTGACGCGGGGCCAGCGGCTGGTAGCCGGCGAACGGGTCCTCGACGACGGGCGGCTCGTAACCGCCCCGGGCTTCCTGGCCGTACTGCGGTTGGTAGCCGGCCTGGGTCTCGTAGCCGCCCTGGGCTTCGTGGTTGCCGAGCGGTTCGTAGCTGCCCAGCGGCCGGTAGGAGTCGGCCGGCGGGTACGGCTCGGTCGGCCGGTACGGCTCCGGCGGCCACTGTGCGTCGTGCGTTCCCTCGGTCACAGGATGGCCCTCGCCGGGAACGAGTCGAGGCGGTAGGTGGCGTCCAGGACGTTGGAGTGGTCGGCCAGCCAGCCGAGGTCGGTCCCGGCGTGGACGGTGTGCACCAGGACCAGGTCCCAGTCGCCGCGCTCGGGGGCGCTCTCGCTGCGGAGGACCTCGTCGCCGAGGCGCAGCGAGGGCACCAGCGCGTCGACGAAGCCGACCTTGGCGCCTTCCGCGGCCAACTCCTCGATGATCTCCAGGGCAGGCGATTCGCGCAGGTCGGCCACGCCCGGCTTGTAGGCCACGCCGATGACCAGGATCCGGGCGCCGGACACGCTGAGGCTGCGCTCGGAGAGCAGTTCGCGGACCCGGCCGACGACCTTGCGCGGACGGGTGGCGATCGCGGTCATGGCCGCGTCGATGAGCGGCGAGGAGATCCGCTTGGCCCGCAGCTGCCAGAGCAGGTAGTGCGGGTCGCAGGGGATGCAGTGGCCGCCGACGCCGGGGCCGGGGTAGAAGGGCATGAAGCCGTAGGGCTTGGTCGCCGCGGCGCCGATGATCGGCAGCGGGTCCAGGCCCAGACCGCGGCAGTCCTCGGCGAACTCGTTGGCGAGCGCGATGTTGACGGCCCGGAAGGTGTTCTCCCAGAGCTTGGTCATCTCGGCGTCCTCGGGCGAGGACAGCTCGTGGACCGAG
The Streptacidiphilus albus JL83 genome window above contains:
- a CDS encoding glycosyltransferase family 2 protein, giving the protein MTEGTHDAQWPPEPYRPTEPYPPADSYRPLGSYEPLGNHEAQGGYETQAGYQPQYGQEARGGYEPPVVEDPFAGYQPLAPRQPSAGDQPRTAYEPYRPYRPYADQQSAEPYGHPQEPAFAGAALAGAAAFDGAAGYDGGVTATATLPRPAGPAFRPAPPPLPPLRSAVKRPPGPLRRVLDRMHPSVRHATRRVLTLLCLLPLLLILAREAPRLEQSPLVLGYGFTVLVGTISMLFIAYSRYDDPSERTLRKRPRDLAEFPPVATATPRVSFLLAVKDEVDVIEECVRSMALGDYRNTQIIVVDDLSEDGTRDVLRRMEGELGITVLYLEKNLGKKHALVKACEIADGEIIAFTDSDCILAPDALSRCVEALVAHPELGAVSGHARALNAGDTMFTKMQDVWYEGQFRVAKAAESTFGSVTCVSGPLAVFRREAIYNYLPAWAGDRFMGAPFRFATDRQLTGYVLGQRWRGKGLKKQYADSPFVTAQDYPERKWRIGYVQSAKVWTNVPARFRPFMKQQIRWKKSFIRNMFFTGSFMWRRGPGPALLYYGHALWVVAAPIMAFRHIIWAPANGAAFLTLLYLCGVVLKGCVWGLAFKVDNPGDTRWRYRPLMSLLSSLLLAWLLPYSFATIRRGVWSRSAT
- a CDS encoding nucleotide sugar dehydrogenase, which encodes MRFPTPTEPVDGILSSRVGSPDPERHAQATVAVVGLGYVGLPTALALLAAGNEVIGLDVSSARLEAIRRREVDLLPSDHERLAEHLDGRILTLTDDPAELARAATVIICVPTPVDRHQVPDLTAMAGACATAVAHAVPGQLLVLTSTTYVGTTGDLLVKPLAARGLVVGEDVFVAFSPERIDPGNAHHTQDSTPRVVGGAGALSAGLAAAVLRRTAPSVHELSSPEDAEMTKLWENTFRAVNIALANEFAEDCRGLGLDPLPIIGAAATKPYGFMPFYPGPGVGGHCIPCDPHYLLWQLRAKRISSPLIDAAMTAIATRPRKVVGRVRELLSERSLSVSGARILVIGVAYKPGVADLRESPALEIIEELAAEGAKVGFVDALVPSLRLGDEVLRSESAPERGDWDLVLVHTVHAGTDLGWLADHSNVLDATYRLDSFPARAIL